ccccccactcggtgtggggaggccaggcagcccccgcCATTCCTGTcagtgccgagccacttctggtgctGACGGGGCCCAGCGCCTGCTATGTGGGGGAGGTCCGAGCGGTgtctcgctgctgacgtcgaCGGTGAGGgcctggatggcgctgcgtcggagcgacctgcggcagtgagcaGGTGTGTGCCACCCATATTATGATGGGCGGCGTGccagggggtggggcggggcgTACGCGTCTCCCCCGGCCCTCGCCGCTCAGTGGCGTGGCGAGACTGGGTGTGTCTCACCTCCCGAGGGGTGCGCCACGTGGCGACCGGCGCAGTGGGAGGGGACTGTGGAGCGACCAGCGGAGCGGGTGGCTGTGTGGAGTCCGAGGCGGAGGGCCGTGCTGAGACGGCTGGgtgcgcgcactgctgtaggGTGGGTGTCTACGCCTGCTTTGCGCCACGTGCATGGCacctgtggcaggccggtggtggtcgtggtggtggtggtgggaagggctcgcgtgctgctgtaTGGCGGCGAGGGGACATGGCGGACTCAAAATCTGACTTGTTGTTGTCTTCTGTGTGGCTCTTCACGTCTATCGGTGGTGGGTGAAGGGAAAAAGCgtgagtggtggtgtgtAGCGATTGCCACGGAGGCGGTTCActggaggaaaaagaagagctTCAGGCGAGTGCTCATGCGCTTGCGGAAGAGGGATGAGGGTAACCTAGAGGCTCAAGTGACTTGGTGCATCCCACCACTTCCATCATGCTCTGCGTGCTGGTGATTGTTGGGAGAGGGTGGTCGGAAGGACTGGTTGTTTCTgtcgtcctcttctttcacccccccccccgtacCATCGGAGGTCGTTGATCACGAATAGTTCGGCGTAGTTTGAGTTGCGCTTGTGCATCCACAGTATGCGATGCCGTCCTCTTACTTGCATTCCGcatctcttccctccccctccctccatttTATGCTGGCATTGCTGGTAATCGGCGCACCACTCGCTCCCTTTTTCAACCGTTTGAACGGCGCGCAAACACATGCGGCCGAGGAATACGATTACCCTTCCACTCCTCGTGTCTGCCTTTCCTTGTTTTCCTCCGCCTGCCCACTCACCTGCGCGTGCTGTCCTCGTGCCGCTCCATCATACGCCTACCTACGCAACCATCAGAGTCCACCTTCTACACTGCACCGAAGTACTTCATCGAGAaacacgcgtgcacacggAGCTTGTCTTGCGCTTCATTTCCCTCGATCGGAGTAGCATCAAACAACAGAGGAGATGGTCGAGGCGTGCTTCCTGTGCCTGGACTCCACGGAGTACATGCGCAATGGGGATCAGTACCCTACTCGCATGATGGCAGAACAGGACGCTGCCTGCCTGCTGGCGAATGCGAAACTGCAAGCGAACGCAGAAAACACGCTTGGCTTCCTCACTACCGGAGGTAACGCATGTACAGTGTACGAAACTCTCACGAACAACGTGGACGCTATCATGACTTCCATCGGTAGTATTCCCGTCAATGGTAAGAGCTGCAACTTCAGCTCTGGCCTGCAGATCGCGTCGTTGGCACTCAGTCACCGCACCAACTCCCGTGCCGAGAAGCGCATTGTTGCCTTCGTTGGCAGCCCAATTAGAGAgacagaggcggcgctggatgCGCTGGCGAAAAAACTACGCAAGGATGACGTCGCTGTGGATGTGGTGGCCTTCGGCGTGGAGGCGAACGTGGAGTTGCTGCAGGCCTTTGTGAGGAAGGTCTGCAAGAAGGAGAACTCACGCTTCCTGGCGGTGGCCGCGCGCGAGAACCTGACTGACAAGCTGATGAGCAACGCCATTCTCCTCGGCGAGGACCTTCCcgagagagcggagggcgGTGACGCCGTTATGAGCGGCTTTGGTGTGGACCCCAACATGGATCCGGAGCTAGCCATggctctccgtctctccatGGAGGACGAGATGCAGCGTcaggctgcggctgctgcggctgcctcaTCTGCGGCTCACGAAAGTGCACCGGCCTCCGGTAACGTTGACATTCCCGCTGCCCCGGCAGCCCCAGCACCCGTGCCGGCGGCGGACGAGGATGAGCAGGACTACGAGGGCatgtcggaggaggagatgatgCGGCGGGCCATCGCCCTCTCGCTGCAGGAGGCCACGCAGGGTTCGTCGGAcacagcgtcgccgcagccgcccaGCACCTCCGAAGCGCacaaggacgaggaggagaaggaggatgACTTTGCGAAAAGCGTCCAGGACGCTttggaggaagacgaagagaagcacTCGTGAGGCGGGCTCGATGGTGTCCTTTACCTCCGGCTAGCTGTTCTCACGCTCTATCGGCTTCTCTCGCCATCTGTGATGTGCGCACCCGTGCGTTTGTGGTGCGATTTTTACTATTCCGGTTGTTTTACGATGCTGCCGATGGGCAGGAGCGCCGAGCAAAGCCatgaatagagagagagggagtgcgTTGTTGTTGATGCTGCAAGCGAAACGAAATTCCCCCGTGTGCGCCCTCACTTCGCGCTGTGGATTCTGTATGGGTGTTCCCggatctctttctctgcgtATCCTCACTGCAGCGGGAGGTGGGCGTCAGTGCCAGGAGCAACAGACGTGACTGTGGGATGCGCTTCATCGGCACAGGGGCACCGACCAAAGAGGTAGCGGGAGGGGCATTTCCTGAGCATCACGCATCTCCCTCCCAGCGATGCCGTCATGCGCAGCCCCAAGAACGCCGGGTCTGTCAGCGCGCGGAGAAGGGAGATGGCTGGAGTGGGACGTACGGGCGTTCTGGAATCGTAGTTCTCCTATGAAAGCAGATGAAGGTCGCAGCGTGGAAATCGTGACATCCCCCCTTTGCACGCATCGTCCTGCTCCCATGTGCTCCAcatttccctccctcttctgtTTGCTGGTGCGCTCTGTCCTTTTCCACGAGCGGTACTGCTCGCCAACACACGAGAACGCAGACCACTGTGCGGCTGCGCATGAGGGGTCTgcgcgcactgcagcacgccTGCTATCCACATTTGCGTGCGCGTATCATCAACGCACTTTCCTAGAGACATGGAATAGCGCAGCTGCTTTAGAGCGTTACACAGTTGAGGTCGTCTGTGTAGAGAAACCTACgggatgctgctgcgaggaatggccccacctcctctcgaGGAGCAACACAGACAATGGAGTGAAGCAGAATGAGCGAGAGAACTCTGCTACAGTGTGTTCCACGACGGTGAGGGTAGAGATGTGCCGGAAGAGCGGTGGGCGCTGACAAATCTCGCTGTTATCCTTCTCTACCACAGCGAACACGTTGGATCCACCCCGCCCCAGTGAGGCACAAGCGGAAGAAACTCTGCTGCGTTCAGGGTTGTTTCTCATGAAGGGGCATTTCTGTGTCTAAAGTTGGGGAGGAGACTCGCACAGAcatttcctcctcccccctcgttcCGTGCCTCTTTTCCCACACTTTAGTCAGAGCCTCGTGGCAGAGGGACCCCTCGACGTGATGCGGACGAGGCCCAGCGCCTGCGGTGTGGGGGAGGTCCGAGCGGTgtctcgctgctgacgtcgaCGGTGAGGgcctggatggcgctgcgtcggagcgacctgcggcagtgagcaGGTGTGTGCCACCCATATTATGATGGGCGGCGTGccagggggtggggcggggcgTACGCGT
Above is a genomic segment from Leishmania panamensis strain MHOM/PA/94/PSC-1 chromosome 7 sequence containing:
- a CDS encoding proteasome regulatory non-ATP-ase subunit, putative (TriTrypDB/GeneDB-style sysID: LpmP.07.1210); translated protein: MVEACFLCLDSTEYMRNGDQYPTRMMAEQDAACLLANAKLQANAENTLGFLTTGGNACTVYETLTNNVDAIMTSIGSIPVNGKSCNFSSGLQIASLALSHRTNSRAEKRIVAFVGSPIRETEAALDALAKKLRKDDVAVDVVAFGVEANVELLQAFVRKVCKKENSRFLAVAARENLTDKLMSNAILLGEDLPERAEGGDAVMSGFGVDPNMDPELAMALRLSMEDEMQRQAAAAAAASSAAHESAPASGNVDIPAAPAAPAPVPAADEDEQDYEGMSEEEMMRRAIALSLQEATQGSSDTASPQPPSTSEAHKDEEEKEDDFAKSVQDALEEDEEKHS